In Pseudomonas hamedanensis, a single window of DNA contains:
- a CDS encoding transporter substrate-binding domain-containing protein, translating into MRFYRGVKPALGWLLLLAVLGWGQAGMAAQLALHGEAVASDIEPIELEEHERQWIRENPTVAVASVQYPLYLFQDEHGHWSGLNNDVLKRVSAMTGLQFEHQESFSTDHMLERLESGSADISTTLAMSDERKLFLDFSHAFGGAGWVFVGRSGAPAVESFEQLSQRTVVLPARHALEDVIRRDYPAINIRSVKTYAEARALVESGEAYATIENEIGAQLYPLGLLKVGGLVEGKWEADHLAVRKGLPVLLSILNKALEAFPAAELRSIRLKWLEGITPVPVPSVSQRLTQWGFWGMGGLGLFGLLSLVWNRRLTAVIKLRREAEKDLSDQLAFQQALIDSMPDPLFVRDLQGRLILCNRSYEEALSVRLDQVQGRLLFEVDALPETTARTLHDEFMVQLRTRKARFSNRQLQFKSGPREVYQWTVPFYSADGKLRGLLGGWTDITQRRVESGCRCLH; encoded by the coding sequence ATGCGGTTTTATAGAGGTGTTAAACCGGCACTGGGCTGGTTGTTGTTATTGGCAGTGCTCGGCTGGGGGCAGGCAGGGATGGCGGCGCAGTTGGCGTTGCATGGGGAAGCTGTGGCCAGCGATATTGAGCCTATCGAGCTGGAAGAGCATGAGCGTCAATGGATTCGTGAAAACCCTACAGTGGCGGTGGCCTCGGTGCAGTACCCTTTGTATCTGTTTCAGGATGAGCACGGACATTGGAGTGGCCTCAACAACGACGTACTCAAACGCGTCAGCGCGATGACCGGACTGCAATTCGAGCATCAGGAGTCGTTCTCCACCGATCACATGCTCGAACGCCTCGAAAGCGGGTCGGCAGATATCAGCACAACGTTGGCGATGAGCGATGAGCGCAAGCTGTTCCTGGATTTCAGCCATGCCTTCGGCGGGGCGGGCTGGGTATTTGTCGGGCGCTCCGGCGCGCCGGCGGTGGAGTCGTTTGAACAACTGAGCCAGCGCACAGTGGTGCTACCGGCGCGGCATGCTCTGGAAGACGTGATCCGGCGTGACTATCCGGCGATAAACATACGCTCGGTCAAAACCTACGCCGAGGCCCGGGCGCTCGTCGAGAGTGGCGAAGCCTACGCGACCATCGAAAACGAGATCGGCGCGCAGCTTTATCCGCTGGGCTTGCTCAAGGTCGGCGGACTGGTCGAAGGCAAATGGGAGGCCGACCACTTGGCCGTACGCAAGGGCTTGCCGGTGCTGCTGAGCATTCTCAACAAGGCGCTGGAGGCGTTTCCCGCCGCTGAACTGCGATCCATTCGCCTGAAGTGGCTGGAGGGCATCACCCCGGTGCCCGTGCCGTCGGTCAGTCAACGGCTGACACAGTGGGGCTTTTGGGGAATGGGCGGGCTGGGGCTGTTCGGTCTGCTGTCATTGGTGTGGAACCGGCGGTTGACGGCGGTGATCAAGCTGCGCCGCGAAGCGGAAAAGGATCTGAGCGATCAACTGGCGTTTCAGCAGGCGTTGATCGATTCAATGCCCGATCCGCTGTTCGTGCGTGACCTGCAGGGACGCTTGATTCTGTGTAATCGCAGTTACGAAGAGGCGCTCTCGGTTCGCCTGGATCAAGTGCAAGGACGGCTGTTGTTCGAGGTCGACGCGCTGCCGGAAACCACCGCAAGGACGCTGCACGATGAGTTCATGGTGCAACTGCGCACGCGTAAAGCGCGCTTCAGTAATCGTCAGTTGCAGTTCAAGAGCGGGCCGCGCGAGGTCTATCAGTGGACGGTGCCGTTTTACAGTGCCGACGGCAAATTACGCGGATTGCTGGGAGGCTGGACGGACATCACCCAGCGTCGGGTAGAGAGTGGGTGTCGTTGTCTGCATTGA
- the thrC gene encoding threonine synthase translates to MRYISTRGQAPALNFEDVLLAGLATDGGLYVPENLPRFTQEEIASWAGLPYHELAFRVMRPFVTGSIPDADFKKILEETYGVFAHSAVAPLRQLNGNEWVMELFHGPTLAFKDFALQLLGRLLDYVLEKRGERVVIVGATSGDTGSAAIEGCKHCENVDIFILHPHNRVSEVQRRQMTTIFGENIHNIAIEGNFDDCQEMVKASFADQSFLKGTRLVAVNSINWARIMAQIVYYFHAALQLGGPARSVSFSVPTGNFGDIFAGYLARNMGLPINQLIVATNRNDILHRFMSGNQYVKETLHATLSPSMDIMVSSNFERLLFDLHGRNGAAIAGLMNSFKKDGSFSVEQERWTEARKLFDSLAVDDAQTCETIAEVYEQTGEVLDPHTAIGVKAARECRRSLDIPMVILGTAHPVKFPDAVEKAGVGKALELPAHLSDLFERNERCTVLPNELKAVQAFVSQHGNRGKPL, encoded by the coding sequence ATGCGTTATATCAGTACTCGCGGCCAGGCACCGGCCCTGAATTTCGAAGACGTCCTGCTGGCCGGTCTCGCGACCGACGGCGGTCTGTACGTTCCGGAAAACCTGCCACGTTTCACCCAGGAAGAAATCGCTTCCTGGGCCGGCCTGCCGTATCACGAACTGGCTTTCCGGGTGATGCGCCCGTTCGTCACCGGCAGCATTCCGGACGCCGATTTCAAAAAGATTCTTGAAGAAACCTACGGTGTGTTCGCCCACAGCGCCGTCGCCCCGCTGCGTCAGCTCAACGGCAATGAATGGGTGATGGAGCTGTTCCACGGCCCGACCCTGGCGTTCAAGGACTTCGCCCTGCAACTGCTCGGTCGCCTGCTCGACTACGTGCTGGAAAAACGCGGCGAGCGCGTGGTGATCGTCGGTGCCACTTCCGGTGATACCGGTTCGGCCGCCATCGAAGGTTGCAAGCACTGCGAAAACGTCGACATCTTCATCCTGCACCCGCACAACCGTGTGTCGGAAGTGCAGCGTCGGCAGATGACGACGATTTTCGGCGAGAACATTCACAACATCGCCATCGAAGGCAACTTCGATGACTGCCAGGAAATGGTCAAGGCCAGCTTCGCCGACCAGAGCTTCCTCAAGGGCACGCGTCTGGTGGCGGTGAATTCGATCAACTGGGCGCGGATCATGGCCCAGATCGTCTACTACTTCCACGCTGCCCTGCAGTTGGGCGGGCCGGCACGTTCGGTGTCGTTCTCGGTGCCGACCGGCAACTTCGGCGACATCTTCGCCGGTTACCTGGCGCGCAACATGGGCCTGCCGATCAACCAGTTGATCGTCGCCACCAACCGCAACGACATCCTGCACCGCTTCATGAGCGGCAATCAGTACGTCAAGGAAACCCTGCACGCCACGCTGTCGCCATCGATGGACATCATGGTGTCGTCGAACTTCGAACGCCTGCTGTTCGACCTGCACGGTCGCAATGGTGCGGCGATTGCCGGCCTGATGAACTCGTTCAAAAAGGACGGCAGCTTCAGCGTCGAGCAAGAGCGCTGGACCGAAGCGCGCAAGCTGTTCGACTCACTGGCCGTAGACGATGCGCAGACCTGCGAAACCATCGCTGAAGTCTACGAGCAGACGGGTGAAGTCCTTGACCCGCACACTGCCATCGGTGTGAAGGCCGCGCGCGAATGTCGTCGCAGCCTGGACATCCCGATGGTCATTCTCGGCACCGCCCACCCGGTCAAGTTCCCGGACGCCGTGGAGAAAGCCGGTGTAGGAAAAGCGCTCGAACTACCTGCACATCTTTCTGATTTGTTTGAGCGAAACGAGCGCTGCACTGTTCTGCCAAACGAGCTGAAAGCCGTGCAGGCCTTTGTCAGCCAGCATGGCAACCGCGGCAAACCGCTCTAA
- a CDS encoding homoserine dehydrogenase, giving the protein MNPVKVGICGLGTVGGGTFNVLQRNAEEIARRAGRGIEVAQIAMRTPKPQFQTTGIAITNDVFEVATNPEIDIVIELMGGYTVARELVLKAIENGKHVVTANKALIAVHGNEIFAKAREKGVIVAFEAAVAGGIPVIKAIREGLSANRINWVAGIINGTGNFILTEMREKGRTFEDVLAEAQALGYAEADPTFDVEGIDAAHKLTILASIAFGIPLQFDKAYTEGITRLTTADVNYAEALGYRIKHLGVARSTDAGIELRVHPTLIPADRLIANVNGVMNAVMVNGDAAGSTLFYGAGAGMEPTASSVIADLVDVVRAMTSDPENRVPHLAFQPDSLSAHPILPIEACESAYYLRIQAKDHPGVLAQVASILSERGINIESIMQKEVEEHDGLVPMILLTHRVVEQRINDAIAALEALAGVDGPVVRIRVEHLN; this is encoded by the coding sequence GTGAATCCGGTCAAAGTAGGCATCTGTGGGTTAGGGACCGTCGGTGGCGGGACCTTCAACGTACTTCAGCGCAACGCCGAGGAAATTGCTCGTCGTGCCGGGCGTGGAATCGAAGTGGCACAAATTGCCATGCGCACGCCAAAGCCTCAGTTCCAGACGACCGGTATTGCGATTACCAACGATGTCTTCGAAGTGGCCACGAACCCTGAGATCGACATCGTCATAGAGCTGATGGGCGGCTACACCGTTGCCCGCGAGCTGGTACTCAAGGCCATCGAGAATGGCAAGCATGTGGTCACCGCGAACAAGGCGCTGATAGCCGTTCACGGTAATGAGATTTTCGCCAAGGCACGCGAGAAAGGCGTGATCGTGGCATTCGAAGCAGCAGTGGCCGGTGGCATTCCGGTGATCAAGGCGATTCGTGAAGGCCTGTCGGCCAACCGCATCAATTGGGTCGCAGGGATCATCAACGGTACCGGCAACTTCATCCTCACCGAAATGCGCGAGAAGGGCCGTACGTTCGAAGACGTGCTCGCCGAAGCGCAGGCGCTGGGCTATGCCGAAGCCGATCCGACCTTCGATGTCGAAGGCATCGACGCCGCGCACAAACTGACGATTCTGGCATCGATCGCATTCGGTATTCCGCTGCAATTCGACAAGGCTTACACCGAAGGCATCACCAGGCTGACCACCGCTGACGTCAATTACGCCGAAGCGCTGGGGTATCGCATCAAGCACCTCGGTGTCGCGCGCAGCACTGACGCGGGCATTGAACTGCGCGTTCACCCGACGCTGATTCCGGCCGATCGCCTGATCGCCAACGTCAACGGCGTGATGAACGCGGTGATGGTCAACGGTGATGCGGCCGGTTCGACGCTGTTCTACGGCGCCGGCGCCGGCATGGAGCCGACGGCGTCGTCGGTGATCGCCGACCTGGTCGACGTGGTTCGCGCCATGACGTCCGATCCGGAAAACCGTGTGCCGCACCTGGCCTTCCAGCCGGATTCGCTGTCGGCCCATCCGATCCTGCCGATCGAAGCCTGCGAAAGCGCGTATTACCTGCGCATTCAGGCCAAGGACCATCCGGGCGTACTGGCACAGGTGGCGAGCATCCTCTCGGAGCGCGGCATCAATATCGAATCGATCATGCAGAAAGAAGTCGAAGAGCATGATGGTCTGGTGCCGATGATCCTGCTGACCCACCGCGTGGTGGAGCAGCGCATCAACGATGCGATCGCCGCCCTTGAAGCGCTGGCGGGTGTCGACGGCCCGGTCGTACGGATCCGTGTCGAACATTTGAATTAA
- the dsbC gene encoding bifunctional protein-disulfide isomerase/oxidoreductase DsbC, with the protein MRLTQIFAAAAIALASTFAVADDAADKAIRQSLEKLELEVPVESIHSSPLPGMYEVKLKGSRVLYASADGQYIVQGNLYQLKDGKPVNLTEKTERLGISKLINAIPVAETVVYPAVGETKSHITVFTDTTCPYCHKLHAEVPELNKRGIEVRYVAFPRQGLNSPGDEQLQAVWCSKDKKAAMDKMVDGKEIKAAKCDNPVSKQFALGQSIGVNGTPAIVLADGQVIPGYQPAPQVAKLALGAK; encoded by the coding sequence ATGCGTCTGACCCAGATTTTCGCCGCCGCCGCCATTGCGTTGGCGAGCACCTTTGCCGTCGCCGATGACGCGGCCGACAAAGCCATTCGTCAAAGCCTGGAAAAACTCGAACTCGAGGTTCCGGTAGAAAGCATCCATTCAAGCCCGCTGCCAGGCATGTACGAAGTCAAGCTCAAGGGCAGCCGCGTGTTGTACGCCAGCGCCGATGGTCAGTACATCGTTCAGGGCAACCTGTACCAGCTCAAGGACGGCAAACCGGTCAACCTGACCGAGAAGACCGAACGCCTGGGCATTTCCAAACTGATCAACGCCATCCCGGTGGCCGAAACCGTGGTCTACCCGGCCGTGGGCGAGACCAAATCGCACATCACCGTGTTCACCGACACCACCTGCCCGTACTGCCACAAACTGCACGCTGAAGTGCCCGAGCTGAACAAGCGCGGCATCGAAGTGCGCTACGTGGCGTTCCCGCGTCAGGGCCTGAATTCGCCAGGTGACGAGCAGTTGCAAGCCGTGTGGTGCTCGAAAGACAAGAAAGCTGCCATGGACAAAATGGTCGATGGCAAGGAAATCAAGGCCGCCAAGTGCGATAACCCGGTTTCCAAACAGTTCGCCCTCGGTCAGTCGATCGGCGTGAACGGTACACCGGCCATCGTTTTGGCCGACGGACAAGTCATTCCGGGCTACCAGCCTGCGCCACAAGTCGCCAAACTGGCGCTGGGCGCGAAGTAA
- the xerD gene encoding site-specific tyrosine recombinase XerD, whose translation MPAIDHPLIDQFLDALWLEKGLSDNTRDAYRSDLALFNGWLQEKNLELINAGRELILDHLSWRLEQNYKPRSTARFLSGVRGFYRYLLREKLISVDPTLRVDMPQLGRPLPKSLSEADVEALLKAPDLSEAIGQRDRAMLEVLYACGLRVTELVSLTLEQVNLRQGVLRVMGKGSKERLVPMGEEAIVWVERYMRDGRGELLGGRPSDVLFPSQRGEQMTRQTFWHRIKHQAKVAGIGKSLSPHTLRHAFATHLLNHGADLRVVQMLLGHSDLSTTQIYTHVARARLQDLHAKHHPRG comes from the coding sequence ATGCCTGCCATCGACCATCCGCTGATTGATCAATTCCTCGACGCCTTATGGCTGGAGAAAGGCCTGTCCGACAACACCCGCGACGCCTATCGCAGCGACCTTGCGCTATTCAACGGCTGGTTGCAGGAGAAAAACCTTGAACTGATCAACGCCGGCCGGGAATTGATTCTCGACCACCTGTCGTGGCGTCTGGAGCAAAACTACAAGCCACGCTCGACCGCGAGATTCCTCTCCGGGGTGCGTGGCTTTTATCGCTATCTGCTCCGGGAAAAGCTGATCAGCGTCGATCCGACGTTACGCGTCGACATGCCGCAACTCGGTAGGCCATTGCCCAAATCCCTGTCGGAAGCCGACGTCGAAGCGCTGCTCAAGGCGCCGGATCTGAGCGAAGCCATCGGCCAGCGTGACCGCGCCATGCTTGAGGTGCTGTATGCCTGTGGTTTGCGCGTGACTGAACTGGTCAGTCTGACACTGGAACAGGTCAACCTGCGCCAAGGTGTATTACGGGTGATGGGCAAGGGCAGCAAGGAGCGCTTGGTGCCGATGGGCGAGGAGGCGATTGTCTGGGTCGAACGCTACATGCGTGACGGTCGCGGTGAACTGCTTGGTGGCCGGCCCAGCGATGTGCTGTTCCCCAGCCAGCGCGGTGAGCAGATGACTCGCCAGACTTTCTGGCACCGGATCAAGCATCAGGCCAAGGTCGCCGGGATCGGCAAGTCGCTGTCGCCGCACACCTTGCGCCATGCGTTCGCCACGCACCTGCTCAACCACGGTGCAGACCTGCGCGTGGTGCAGATGTTGCTCGGGCACAGCGACTTGTCCACAACCCAGATTTACACCCACGTCGCCCGCGCCCGCCTGCAAGACCTGCACGCCAAACACCACCCGCGCGGCTGA